The stretch of DNA ATCTAGTGAATCGGTCGCTACGaataaacaataacaacatGGGGTTAGAATTCTATATAGTTTGAGGGCATTCTCAATGAAGGCAATCATCGAAACGGATTGCAGTGGATGAAATTGAATCTTTGAATCTTTCCAATTTATTcctaaccctttcagtgcgaactaattaatacccgaaAGTACTGGAGATAATTTGGTTTGTATGACAATGTGAAATTCTTGATGTATATTACTTTGAACATGTCACTAGACATATTGACTGTTGAAGGCATTAGATAACGGAGCAAAAAGTCCGCTGTAAACGTAAAAACCCATCTTTGTTCAAGTTTACGATCAAAAAGACAACACAACATACTATGATGAATGATTTCGAGCACCGGTTTCTCGAAACAACTCGGAAACTGGGACTTCAACGACTTTCTGGCGGTCATTTCCGATAGAAACGCTTGCTCGTGAGTGAGGTTTACGTGTCCCGTACATTGACACGTCCAAACACGCTCGCTGTACAAACTCATACGTTTAGTGTATTCACTGAAAATACCGGGTTAAAGAAAACACCAAGTGAATCAAACATAAAATGACTGACGACTGAAACTGACGCTTTGGCGCTTTCTAGCAAACCGGCAGGGGTACGAACACTGTTCTGTCCACTATCTTCTCTCTAAATCTTTCTTAACACTTTCGTTTCCTATAATTATCAGAAATGTGTTGGTCATTCGGCAAAAGTGTATTACTATTGACTCGACATATGCCGTGGTATGGCAAAATATCGTCGGCCTGAATGAATAGCAAAAAGTGGAACACCAGCGAGACGTTTTTCTTTCTGTTGTCGCCACAAAAACAAATCGAACTGAGTTATAAAGCCATAGGATTAGGACCCACAACTCAAGATTCCCATTATAACAGGTGTTAGGCCCGTGTGGATACATGATAAGCTACGATTGGATGGAAAATGATGCGTTGTTTGCGAAAACATGTAAAAGGATACTCTTTAGTTTTGAACTGTTCTTTTGAATGAGGAATCGTGTAAACGGTCTCATTTTCATCGATGTTAGTTATCGGTCGAGCCGGACTGAAATATTTCTGCCGTAAAAGCGGCATCTCGGCCGAATACGACGATTGTTTTGAATGTGGCGGGAACTACCGATGCTCTTCGCAGTTTTTGTAGAGCTAGCCCAAACCGTGAAAGTAGGTCATCCGCTACTTCCGGTGTCCCCGAAATTCGCGCGGAAGTATCGCTAGCGGGTGGCTCCGAGTTAAAAATGGTGACCAGTCTACCGCGGTCAACCAGAAACCCAATACGATTTATGTTAGTAAATCACATACAGAAGACTTTATGGGCCTTTATTACTgttttaaaagaattgatcATAGAAATTCGAAAACaaatgatttggaaatttctcTTTCGTCGGTTCGGGTCAGAATTTTCATGATCACGGATTGAAATTTTCGTTTCGCGCGTCGCTGGCCTGAACACTCACCCCAGAAAAATATATCTAACACGAAATATGTTCGCTTTATTCAGAAATACTCTCAAATTAAACCCGACGGTAAATTTAAATATGCCCAGTTAATTATCTAATCGCCAtgatattcctaatccaccacCAACTGACGGCTCCTGGCTTGTGCCCAACCAGTGGGAACCCTGTCGCGGCATGGCCTGGGGCCTGTTGAAATGAATATCCCTACCAAAAAATCGacaaaaaaatgtattcagtaaataatcatataaatgaatgaggCTGAACAGTCAGTTAATGAAATTATCACATATGATTGTGTTGAGCAGGTTGAATCCATATCAAATTTGTTTGACGTCGAATCAATAATACTAGACAAGGATTTTATTTGGGCTTTTTTAGGCAGTCTTGATTCTTGATGATGCCATTAGGCTGAACCCCTGCTGTGGGGGCATGATACTTAacgaatagccattttatcATGGTTTATTTCTATCTCTTCAGGGGACGTTGCGGTCTTTTTCGGTAACTACACGCTTCACGAATGATGGAAACCATGAATATGCAGAAGAAGCACAAactaaaagatttgaaaaatgtgagCAAACCCACCTATGACCGATACACCAAACCACAAATGGCTATCACCAGAATCTTCGAAAGATTGGAGACTCCTAAACTGAAAATACTTTTATaagtgcttgaaactcctttaaccctttcagtgctgactaattaataccctatagtgctggagatgatttgaaaattttgaataattccgccctagtgtgttgaataacgggaataccactatggggcgtctacaccgtggcgcggtgtatcgttaattactaatatttctCAATGTGTGTTGCCATCTTTAATAgatataattactaattacatcaaaatATACCGCAGTACCGGTGTACTAGCACAATCTATCAAATATACCGGTGTACTAGCacaatctatcactgatttatacactgcactgcagtgtagatgcactgaaagggttaattttaGCAGAAATGCCAAAAATTCCTTCATTTTTCGAAttaggcaattagaaatgtttgtaattatacaGAAGACTACGTCTAAATCGGTACAGTCGCGACCAGGAATTGACAAATATACAAATTAGGCCCCATTCTGGTGACACTAATAATCTACACTGGCCCCATAGAGACATAGTATATACGGAGTTTGTTTTGTTTCGTTTGATAGGTGTGAATCAAGCGCAGTTGCTCGGAAGAATCGGAAACGATCCTGAAATACGAGGCAATGAAAGATATCCGGTGGTCATGTTTTCCTTGGCGACTAATCTCAGTTTCAAGAGGGCGGATGGTACGTAACATTTGATTCGTAACGATGAACCCGGTAGTTTTTTTCGGACGAAACACTGAAAATGAGCGAATTCCATCCATGCTGTCAAACTTAACCATGGCTGTGCAGCTTTCGGTCTTGGTTCAAATTTGACTAAATGAGTTTAAACATTTCGAAATATACTTAtcttattatttcatcatttgtcGGTCGAATTTTGACCCTAGGGTTGAAAAATGGAAATTTGATTAGGTACATTAGACTTCAACTTAAACAGTTTTAAGATCACCAAAGTGATCCATCATTTAACTGATTATACTGTTACCGTTAGTTACTTGCTACAGGTGGTCAAGTCAGTGGATTCAGGGCGGTATTTGGCGGTGCAGTTGCCAAGAGTCACACTTAACCTAGAAGTGTAGAACTGGGTGGTTTGATGTTAAATATCACTTGTACACGGCTcaaatgtaaaaataattgaatatgtaaaatgcagatattctaaatatatatacattgatatagGGAACTACACTCAGAGAACTGATTGGCACAGAATCAGCGTCTTTAAACCCGGACTTCGGGAAAATGTTGCGATGAATCTGCGAAAAGGGTGAGTTTTTATTGAGCGACTCCAGACATTCTTCTGTCTGTGCCCacccccctcagacaatcagCTGTATTTATTGAGCGACTCCAGACATTCTTCTGTCTGTGCCCacccccctcagacaatcagCTGTATTTATTGAGCGACTCCAGACATTCTTCTGTCTGTGCCCacccccctcagacaatcagCTGTATTTATTGAGCGACTCCAGACATTCTTCTGTCTGTGCCCacccccctcagacaatcagCTGTATTTATTGAGTGACTCCAGACATTCTTCTGTCTGTGCCCACCcttctcagacaatctgctttAAATTCTGTGTTCCCCATCTACTTTGCAGAGATCGTATTTTTGTAACCGGCGCTATACGATACGACGAGTACGAATCAAATGGAAATATGATGAAGTCTACGAGCGTCATCGCAGGTTTGTGCTTTCGTCatttaaaacgaaaaattttctaaaactAAATACAGTAAACGTTGCCTAGCTCGGACAAACCAGGTCTGACGAAATTTGTCCAAAGCACGAGGAAAAACTACAAAAAAGATAAGATAATcgtggaaaaaaatatcattttcgtCCAAGTTGGGCATGGTAAAGGTGAGGTtaactgtaaaaaaaaaaatctattaggATTTGATTTCGGATTTAGGGGGTGGTCTCCGACTCCGGACTCCTGCTTTCCCATTGAGGTTGACCTTTTTCACAGGGATTGTTACAACCTAAAAATCTCACACTCTCAGAAATTGTGTCTTTTTGGATTTATTTCTTCATAATTAGCGAACAACGTCGGTGGGACTCCGCTAGTTGCTATATAAATATCATGGCTGCTTTATCTGAAAATGCGTTTTTTATGTTTTGGAACCCGGCCTTCCAATTTTCCCAGATCCACCCTTTTGCGTATGAATGCGATTGAAATGCTCTAATCTGTTCATTCCATTTTCAGATGATATCGTCAATCTTACGAAGATATATCTCCAACAAAACAGTGACTAGACGCGCGGTCATCGCTGCCACACCAAAGATAACATCACCGTATTGCATTTAAACCCAGCCGAGTGATTTTATTACTGTGATCTGAAAAGATGCACTCGTTGTTAAATGCTTGCATTGTTTGTACTCTATATTGAAAAGTACGTACATATACTTTTcaaattcatgtaa from Tubulanus polymorphus chromosome 11, tnTubPoly1.2, whole genome shotgun sequence encodes:
- the LOC141913016 gene encoding single-stranded DNA-binding protein, mitochondrial-like, which produces MFALFRNTLKLNPTGTLRSFSVTTRFTNDGNHEYAEEAQTKRFEKCVNQAQLLGRIGNDPEIRGNERYPVVMFSLATNLSFKRADGNYTQRTDWHRISVFKPGLRENVAMNLRKGDRIFVTGAIRYDEYESNGNMMKSTSVIADDIVNLTKIYLQQNSD